TGGGgtttgaaaagaaaatttcagGCCAACAATAAAAGGAGACTCTGTTGTTGCAGTTCTAACTAAAATATTTCTTTCACCAATGGTATGTGCaatctccttcttcttcacaATAACTTGCTTGGACAAGACCTTCATTGCATAGATTCTCTTTGaatctttcttcttaaCTTGAAACACCTGACCAAAGGTACCTTTACCTAAAAGCCTTAAGATTTCGAAATCGTTTGGACCATAATGTCTCTTACGGATATTGGAGTACTCTAATTTAATTCTTATCTTACCCGCAACAGGTTCATCAGGCAACCGTGGCTGTAAATCATACCATCTTTCGACTCTGGAATCATCAATAGTTTTAGGGAAAATACTAACATGGCCTAGGAAATTGCCATCAAGGGCGGTATCATAAACAGACACTTGCAGTTGAGATTTAGCGCCAATGACGTCAAAAATAGCAGTGTGTTGCCACGAGGGATTGGCTGGATTATATTCACCAGATAGTGAGGTTTTAGATGAGTTGCTGTTGGTTCTGTGATTGGCCTTGTGAGAGAAATCATGACTTCTAGGATCATAACTTTCTGGACGTTGCGTAACAATCTCCGATGATTCGAAAGTGCAGACAACATAAGGTTGAGAATGTGGAGACTTAACGTTCAATCCAACGGCTTCCTCAATTACTATACGTAGCTTGCCTCTTTGAACACTGTCATAAGCATCAGAAGCATTGGCAATTGAGTATCCCTGAATTTTGTTTAGGGAAGAATAATATTTATGCTGTCCATGGGACTGCTGAGAATCCTCTGATACATTGATTTGTGGCGGTTGTTGATTGTCATTGTTGCTATGATTAAGATTAAGGTTAAGATTATTATTGTTCATATTATGATTATGCTCTTGTTTATTATGCAATATTTGTTCATTGGTGTGGTTGTTAAGGTCAGTGTTTTCATTGTTTAGTGACTGTGAATTGTTGTTACTCAATTGCGCAGTCAAGTTACTGCTTTGAGACTGTGTATATTTGTCTTGGGATTGATCGAACTGTGTGATAGATCTATTCAATGCTGTTGGGTCTTTTATGGTGGTGCCCATAGCGTATGATTTTTCGTTTAGTCCTATAGTTGGAGTCGCATGAGGCAATATTTCAGCAGGGAAGCCCGAATTGGATACAACTCTGCGAACTGCGTTTGTGTTGTGGTGCTCATTGGACTTAAATTGGTTGTTGATAGCACCGTTTGACGAATTCATGTTGGCTGTAGCATCAGGGGATTGTGTTTTCTGTTTGCCAAAGCCAAACAAATTCTTGGCAAAATCCGACATTGTATAAGAATATGCAGCCAATACTTGTTATATCAAGGAGGTGATATGTTTGTTGAACCTCAAAGAGATAGCCTATAGAATGTTGCCTTTacaaaagaagcaaaacGGCAAAATCTCAAAAATGAAAGCCGGAAACCAATTCATGGTTAATTAATATGTgcaatttgttttttttttttttttttctcttcgTTTTTGTCTTTCCTATTGATTTCCgtttttgaatttacaCTATATggctttcttttctttttctttgtacTGTTAGTTCCAATTATCGCGCAAACTATTCAATTGCAGAGAcgtttaaaaaaaaaaaaaaaaaactaaaaatgAGAACCCAAAAGACGAGCTAAAATGAGAACCCAAAAGTTGAAATAGAGCCTAAAGGACTATAACAGGAGAAATAAAAACCGCTCGGGGAGGCACCAATTTCCTATTCTGGAGGCTCGTCAAacggttttttttttcgccTTCTTGATTCGGATGTATCTTTTATGTCACTAATTGCTGTTATAATTTAC
The Pichia kudriavzevii chromosome 2, complete sequence DNA segment above includes these coding regions:
- a CDS encoding uncharacterized protein (PKUD0B03830; similar to Saccharomyces cerevisiae YLR096W (KIN2) and YDR122W (KIN1); ancestral locus Anc_8.279), which translates into the protein MSDFAKNLFGFGKQKTQSPDATANMNSSNGAINNQFKSNEHHNTNAVRRVVSNSGFPAEILPHATPTIGLNEKSYAMGTTIKDPTALNRSITQFDQSQDKYTQSQSSNLTAQLSNNNSQSLNNENTDLNNHTNEQILHNKQEHNHNMNNNNLNLNLNHSNNDNQQPPQINVSEDSQQSHGQHKYYSSLNKIQGYSIANASDAYDSVQRGKLRIVIEEAVGLNVKSPHSQPYVVCTFESSEIVTQRPESYDPRSHDFSHKANHRTNSNSSKTSLSGEYNPANPSWQHTAIFDVIGAKSQLQVSVYDTALDGNFLGHVSIFPKTIDDSRVERWYDLQPRLPDEPVAGKIRIKLEYSNIRKRHYGPNDFEILRLLGKGTFGQVFQVKKKDSKRIYAMKVLSKQVIVKKKEIAHTIGERNILVRTATTESPFIVGLKFSFQTPTDLYLVTDFMSGGELFWHLQKEGRFSEERAKFYIAELVLALEHLHDNDIVYRDLKPENILLDANGHIALCDFGLSKANLSNDGTTNTFCGTTEYLAPEVLLDESGYTKMVDFWSLGVLIFEMCCGWSPFYAENTQQMYKNIAFGKVRFPKEVLSQEGRSFVKGLLNRNPKHRLGAINDARELRAHPFFHDINWGNLREKKIAPPFVPYIANELDTSNFDPEFTNASTSAINKQLFMGTTPLSQAVQENFKGFTYVDESTMFDHFNPSMGRRGSYKPQYGSFIPGNPNLPPDEEVVDEVSEIEEENQDDMDLDDEFVNGQFDL